One Sphingomonas sp. FARSPH DNA segment encodes these proteins:
- a CDS encoding DEAD/DEAH box helicase, which translates to MSFATLGLAEPLVRALEAKGYATPTPIQAQSIPILLEGHDLLGIAQTGTGKTAAFVLPSIQRLVAANKRVLPTHVRMLVLAPTRELASQIADNARGYGQFSKLTVATVFGGTSINKNRQDLSRGVDILVATPGRLIDLVEQGMCNLSMIEILVLDEADQMMDLGFIHALKKIVRMIPRKRQTLFFSATMPTAIRDLANQFLTDPKTVSVVPESTTAERVDQYVTFVNQTEKQALLTLVLRDPAIDRALVFTRTKHGADRVVKLLAGNGIAANAIHGNKSQGQRERALGEFKDGKTKVLVATDIAARGIDVSGVSHVVNFELPNVAEQYVHRIGRTARAGNSGIAIAFCADDERPYLKDIEKITRQKVTVRPLPDNFTGLANEIKAARVKAIGADPAPRADLPRQRQLPKPRATHAPTSTRDYANASSRNRQGRGGSGGGGGRGGRGRGGQGRGGGAGAGAAR; encoded by the coding sequence ATGTCTTTCGCCACTCTCGGCCTTGCCGAGCCGCTCGTCCGCGCGCTCGAAGCCAAGGGCTACGCCACCCCCACCCCCATCCAGGCGCAATCGATCCCGATCCTGCTCGAGGGCCACGACCTGCTCGGCATCGCGCAGACCGGCACCGGCAAGACCGCGGCTTTCGTGCTGCCGTCGATCCAGCGCCTCGTCGCCGCCAACAAGCGCGTGCTGCCGACGCACGTGCGCATGCTCGTCCTCGCGCCGACGCGCGAGCTTGCCAGCCAGATCGCCGACAACGCGCGGGGCTATGGCCAGTTCAGCAAACTGACCGTCGCCACCGTGTTCGGCGGCACCAGCATCAACAAGAACCGCCAGGACCTGTCGCGCGGCGTCGACATCCTCGTCGCGACGCCGGGCCGCCTGATCGACCTGGTGGAGCAGGGCATGTGCAACCTGTCGATGATCGAGATCCTGGTGCTCGACGAAGCCGACCAGATGATGGACCTGGGCTTCATCCACGCGCTCAAGAAGATCGTGCGGATGATCCCGCGCAAGCGCCAGACCCTGTTCTTCTCGGCGACGATGCCGACCGCGATCCGCGACCTTGCCAACCAGTTCCTCACCGATCCCAAGACGGTGTCGGTCGTACCGGAGTCGACCACCGCGGAGCGCGTCGACCAGTATGTCACCTTCGTCAACCAGACGGAGAAGCAGGCGCTGCTGACGCTCGTGCTGCGCGATCCTGCGATCGACCGCGCGCTCGTCTTCACCCGCACCAAGCATGGCGCGGACCGCGTCGTGAAGCTGCTCGCCGGCAACGGCATCGCGGCCAATGCGATCCATGGCAACAAGAGCCAGGGCCAGCGCGAGCGGGCACTCGGCGAGTTCAAGGACGGCAAGACCAAGGTGCTGGTCGCCACCGACATCGCGGCGCGCGGTATCGACGTTTCCGGCGTCAGCCACGTCGTCAACTTCGAACTGCCAAACGTCGCCGAACAATATGTCCACCGCATCGGGCGCACCGCGCGCGCGGGCAACAGCGGCATCGCCATCGCCTTCTGCGCCGATGACGAGCGACCGTATCTGAAGGACATTGAGAAGATCACGCGCCAGAAGGTGACGGTGCGCCCGCTGCCCGACAATTTCACCGGCCTCGCCAACGAGATCAAGGCCGCGCGCGTCAAGGCGATCGGCGCGGACCCCGCACCGCGCGCCGACCTGCCCCGCCAGCGCCAGCTGCCCAAGCCGCGCGCGACGCATGCGCCGACCTCGACGCGTGACTATGCCAACGCCAGCAGCCGCAACCGGCAGGGACGCGGCGGCAGCGGCGGTGGCGGCGGCCGTGGCGGTCGCGGGCGCGGCGGTCAGGGGCGCGGCGGCGGCGCCGGCGCGGGCGCGGCCCGCTGA
- a CDS encoding crotonase/enoyl-CoA hydratase family protein, whose amino-acid sequence MSERVTVTIADHVADVRLARPDKMNALDPAMFAALAATIDDLKARTDVRCVVLSGDGRAFCAGLDMAAMASGGSGIDLDTRTHGIANLAQYVAWGWRELPMPVIAALHGVALGGGLQIASGADVRLAHPATRLSIRELHWGIVPDMGGIALWRTLARDDVLRELTYTAREFDAAEAAGFGLVTRLSEDPLGEAMALARDIAGRNPHAIRGAKRLYNVAADTDAAGALRAESDEQLKVIRTPNQIEQVMANMQKRAAMFVD is encoded by the coding sequence ATGTCCGAGCGCGTAACCGTGACCATCGCGGATCATGTCGCCGACGTCCGCCTGGCGCGGCCGGACAAGATGAACGCGCTCGACCCGGCGATGTTCGCCGCGCTCGCCGCGACGATCGACGACCTGAAGGCGCGTACCGACGTGCGCTGCGTCGTGCTGTCGGGCGATGGGCGTGCGTTCTGCGCGGGGCTCGACATGGCGGCGATGGCGAGCGGCGGATCGGGCATCGACCTCGACACGCGTACGCACGGCATCGCCAATCTGGCGCAATATGTCGCCTGGGGCTGGCGCGAGTTGCCGATGCCGGTGATCGCCGCGCTGCACGGCGTCGCGCTGGGCGGCGGCCTGCAGATCGCGAGCGGCGCGGACGTGCGGCTGGCGCATCCGGCGACGCGGCTGTCGATCCGCGAATTGCATTGGGGGATCGTGCCCGACATGGGCGGCATCGCGCTGTGGCGGACGCTGGCGCGCGACGACGTGCTGCGCGAGCTGACCTATACCGCGCGCGAATTCGATGCGGCGGAGGCGGCTGGCTTCGGATTGGTGACGCGGCTCAGCGAGGACCCGCTGGGCGAGGCGATGGCGCTGGCGCGCGATATCGCAGGCCGGAATCCGCACGCGATCCGCGGGGCGAAGCGGTTGTACAATGTGGCGGCGGACACGGATGCGGCCGGCGCGCTGCGCGCGGAAAGCGACGAGCAGCTGAAGGTGATCCGCACGCCCAACCAGATCGAGCAGGTGATGGCGAACATGCAAAAGCGTGCGGCGATGTTCGTTGACTGA
- a CDS encoding PaaI family thioesterase, translated as MSGFDIKRFTARGFGGHIGRLGMAYHDSGDDWVALALPYADDLIGDPATGVIASGPIVTMMDTATSLAVWVRLGRFVPQATLDLRVDYLRPATPGRTVIGRGECVKLTRSVAFVRGVAYDADIGDPLAQVAGTFMLMDSWS; from the coding sequence ATGAGCGGGTTCGACATCAAGCGGTTCACCGCGCGCGGCTTCGGCGGGCATATCGGCCGGCTGGGCATGGCCTATCACGACAGCGGCGACGACTGGGTGGCGCTGGCGCTGCCCTATGCCGACGATCTGATCGGCGATCCGGCGACCGGCGTTATCGCATCGGGGCCGATCGTGACGATGATGGACACCGCGACCAGCCTTGCGGTCTGGGTCAGGCTGGGCCGGTTCGTGCCGCAGGCGACGCTGGACCTGCGCGTCGACTATCTGCGCCCCGCGACACCCGGCCGCACGGTGATCGGCCGCGGCGAATGCGTGAAGCTGACGCGCTCGGTGGCGTTCGTCCGCGGCGTCGCCTACGACGCGGACATCGGCGACCCGCTCGCGCAGGTCGCGGGCACGTTCATGCTGATGGACAGCTGGTCATGA
- a CDS encoding PaaI family thioesterase: MSLPPYARLLGVTLEPRGAAAPLVVMPFGDDVLGRPGFLHGGAIAGLLEIAAIAALRHALEADGGGRIKPIGVTVDYMRGGRDKPTRAEGIVTRLGTRIANVDALAWQDDRDKPIARAQMNFLIVRD, encoded by the coding sequence ATGAGCCTGCCGCCCTATGCGCGACTGCTCGGCGTGACGCTGGAGCCGCGGGGCGCCGCCGCCCCGCTCGTCGTCATGCCGTTCGGCGACGACGTGCTCGGCCGCCCCGGCTTCCTGCACGGCGGCGCGATCGCGGGGCTGCTGGAGATCGCGGCGATCGCCGCGCTGCGTCACGCGCTTGAGGCGGACGGCGGCGGCCGGATCAAGCCGATCGGCGTCACGGTCGACTATATGCGCGGCGGCCGCGACAAGCCGACCCGCGCGGAAGGCATCGTTACCCGGCTCGGCACGCGTATCGCCAATGTCGACGCGCTGGCGTGGCAGGACGATCGCGACAAGCCGATCGCGCGCGCGCAGATGAACTTCCTGATCGTGCGCGACTGA
- a CDS encoding PQQ-dependent sugar dehydrogenase has translation MTRASLLALLMIGTACSAQPRQAAPAAMQGPQGPQPAGSNDPVPANAPRDPSIRNVPATTGRANLPKTPPPFAVAEIGRFDAPFAMAFLPGSGDLLVTEKVGRLMLRLADGRTFPASGVPVVAQGGQGGLLDVAIAPDFATSHAIYLSYAEPRPNGGSSLALARGILHTAGDRAAPSLTDVAVIWRAGSDGPGGQYGATIAFAPDGKSLFLTSGERQRFSPAQDPEQALGKILRLTLDGKAWPGNPAYAKGGVRAMTWSSGHRNPYGLVFTDDGRLWEEEMGPKGGDELNLIEPGRNYGWPVVSNGDNYSGQPIPDHPSRPDFAAPVLWWNPSISPGGMIAYSGAMFPQYRGSLFIAALSDKSLIRVALDGARATAKDQWDMGTRIRDVAQAPDGALWLLEDGGKGSGGRLLRLTAR, from the coding sequence ATGACCCGTGCCAGCCTGCTCGCCCTGCTGATGATCGGCACCGCCTGTTCCGCCCAGCCGCGGCAGGCCGCGCCTGCCGCGATGCAGGGGCCGCAGGGGCCGCAGCCCGCCGGGTCCAACGATCCGGTGCCGGCGAATGCGCCGCGCGATCCGTCGATCCGCAACGTCCCCGCGACGACCGGGCGCGCGAACCTGCCCAAGACGCCGCCGCCGTTCGCGGTCGCTGAGATCGGCCGTTTCGACGCGCCGTTCGCGATGGCTTTCCTTCCCGGCAGCGGCGATTTGCTGGTCACCGAAAAGGTCGGCCGGCTGATGCTGCGGCTCGCCGATGGCCGAACCTTTCCCGCCAGCGGCGTTCCGGTCGTCGCGCAAGGGGGGCAGGGGGGCTTGCTCGACGTCGCGATCGCGCCGGACTTCGCGACCAGCCACGCCATCTACCTGTCCTACGCCGAGCCGCGCCCGAATGGCGGCAGCAGCCTGGCGCTCGCCCGCGGCATCCTGCACACCGCGGGCGACCGCGCCGCGCCGTCGCTCACTGACGTCGCCGTGATCTGGCGCGCGGGTTCGGACGGCCCTGGCGGCCAATATGGCGCGACGATCGCCTTTGCGCCCGACGGCAAGTCGTTGTTCCTGACTTCGGGCGAGCGGCAGCGATTCTCGCCCGCGCAGGATCCGGAACAGGCGCTCGGCAAGATCCTGCGCCTGACGCTCGACGGCAAGGCGTGGCCCGGCAATCCCGCTTATGCCAAAGGTGGCGTGCGGGCGATGACCTGGAGCAGCGGCCACCGCAATCCCTATGGCCTCGTCTTCACCGATGATGGCCGTTTGTGGGAAGAGGAGATGGGCCCGAAGGGGGGCGACGAGCTCAACCTGATCGAGCCGGGACGCAATTACGGCTGGCCGGTGGTGTCGAACGGCGACAATTATTCGGGCCAGCCGATCCCCGATCACCCCAGCCGTCCCGATTTCGCGGCGCCGGTTCTGTGGTGGAATCCGTCGATCTCGCCGGGCGGGATGATCGCTTATTCGGGGGCGATGTTCCCGCAATACCGGGGGTCGCTGTTCATCGCCGCGCTGTCCGACAAGTCGCTGATCCGCGTTGCGCTGGACGGCGCGAGGGCGACGGCGAAGGACCAGTGGGACATGGGCACGCGCATCCGCGACGTCGCGCAGGCGCCGGACGGCGCGCTCTGGCTGCTGGAGGATGGCGGCAAGGGATCGGGTGGACGGTTGCTGCGGTTGACGGCCAGGTAA
- the rimP gene encoding ribosome maturation protein RimP, translated as MVDIALLTQLIEPEAKALGFDLVRVKMFGGKSDPTLQVMAERPATGQLTIDDCADLSRRISDKLDALEAEGRDPIPDAYRLEVSSPGIDRPLTRPQDYANWAGHEAKLTLAEKIDNRKILTGDLVGIEGENVTIDVRGYRPMTVALAQIADAKLTITDRLIAATAPLSTDGADEFEEASDDTDAADTNDNDALKEGHA; from the coding sequence ATGGTCGATATCGCCCTTCTCACCCAGCTGATCGAGCCCGAAGCGAAGGCGCTCGGCTTCGACCTCGTGCGGGTGAAGATGTTCGGCGGCAAGTCCGACCCGACGTTGCAGGTGATGGCGGAACGGCCCGCGACCGGCCAGCTGACGATCGACGATTGCGCCGACCTGTCGCGCCGCATCTCGGACAAGCTCGACGCGCTGGAGGCCGAAGGCCGCGATCCGATCCCGGACGCCTATCGCCTCGAAGTCTCCTCGCCTGGCATCGACCGCCCGCTCACCCGCCCGCAGGATTACGCCAACTGGGCAGGGCACGAGGCGAAGCTGACGCTCGCCGAGAAGATCGACAACCGCAAGATCCTGACCGGCGACCTCGTCGGCATCGAGGGCGAGAACGTGACGATCGACGTGCGCGGCTATCGCCCGATGACCGTCGCGCTTGCGCAGATCGCCGACGCCAAGCTGACGATCACCGACCGGCTGATCGCCGCCACCGCGCCGCTTTCCACGGACGGCGCGGACGAATTCGAGGAGGCGTCCGACGACACGGACGCCGCCGACACCAACGACAATGATGCCCTCAAGGAAGGACACGCTTAA
- the nusA gene encoding transcription termination factor NusA translates to MASVATANRAELIAIANSVASEKMIDKAIVIEALEEAIQRAAKTRYGIENDIRAKLDPQTGDLRLWRVVEVVEAVDDFFKQVDVAQAQKLQKGAAVGDYIVDPLPPIEFGRIQAQASKQIIFQKVRDAERDRQYEEFKDRQGEIITGVVKRVEFGHIVVDLGRAEGVIRRDQQIPREVVRVNDRIRSLILNVRRENRGPQIFLSRAHPDFMKKLFAQEVPEIYDGIITIQAAARDPGSRAKIGVISRDSSIDPVGACVGMKGSRVQAVVQEMQGEKIDIIPWSPDTATFVVNALQPASVSRVVIDEEEDRIEVVVPDDQLSLAIGRRGQNVRLASQLTGKAIDILTEADASEKRQKEFVQNSEMFQNELDVDETLAQLLVAEGFGALEEVAYVELDELAAIEGFDEDLAQELQSRAQEALERREAAAREERRALGVEDALADMPYLTEAMLVTLGKAGIKTLDDLADLATDELVEKKRVEPRRRNEDAPKRPEPKGGILSEYGLSDEQGNEIIMAARQHWFADEAPAAIDADVSEGEEA, encoded by the coding sequence ATGGCCAGTGTTGCCACCGCCAACCGCGCGGAACTGATCGCGATCGCTAATTCGGTTGCGTCGGAGAAGATGATCGACAAGGCGATCGTCATCGAGGCGCTGGAAGAAGCGATCCAGCGCGCGGCCAAGACCCGCTACGGCATCGAGAACGACATTCGCGCCAAGCTCGATCCGCAGACCGGCGACCTGCGCCTGTGGCGCGTCGTCGAGGTGGTCGAGGCGGTCGACGACTTCTTCAAGCAGGTCGACGTCGCGCAGGCGCAGAAGCTGCAGAAGGGCGCGGCTGTCGGCGACTATATCGTCGATCCGCTGCCCCCGATCGAATTCGGCCGCATCCAGGCGCAGGCGTCGAAGCAGATCATTTTCCAGAAGGTCCGCGATGCCGAGCGCGACCGCCAGTATGAAGAATTCAAGGATCGCCAGGGCGAGATCATCACCGGCGTCGTCAAGCGCGTCGAGTTCGGCCACATCGTCGTCGACCTCGGTCGCGCCGAAGGTGTCATCCGCCGCGACCAGCAGATTCCGCGCGAAGTCGTGCGCGTCAACGACCGTATCCGCTCGCTGATCCTCAACGTCCGCCGCGAAAACCGGGGCCCGCAGATCTTCCTCAGCCGCGCGCACCCCGATTTCATGAAGAAGCTGTTCGCGCAGGAAGTGCCCGAAATCTACGACGGCATCATCACCATCCAGGCCGCCGCGCGTGATCCGGGCAGCCGCGCCAAGATCGGCGTCATCAGCCGCGATTCGTCGATCGACCCCGTCGGCGCCTGCGTCGGCATGAAGGGCAGCCGCGTCCAGGCCGTCGTGCAGGAAATGCAGGGCGAGAAGATCGACATCATCCCCTGGTCGCCCGATACGGCCACATTCGTTGTCAACGCGCTGCAGCCTGCGTCCGTCAGCCGCGTCGTGATCGACGAGGAAGAGGACCGGATCGAGGTGGTCGTGCCCGACGACCAGCTTTCCCTCGCGATCGGTCGCCGTGGCCAGAACGTCCGCCTCGCCAGCCAACTGACCGGCAAGGCGATCGACATCCTGACCGAGGCCGATGCCAGCGAGAAGCGCCAGAAGGAGTTCGTGCAGAATTCCGAGATGTTCCAGAACGAACTGGACGTCGACGAGACGCTGGCGCAGCTGCTGGTCGCCGAAGGCTTCGGCGCGCTCGAAGAGGTCGCCTATGTCGAGCTCGACGAGCTCGCCGCGATCGAGGGCTTCGACGAAGACCTCGCGCAGGAGCTGCAGAGCCGTGCGCAGGAAGCGCTGGAGCGTCGCGAAGCCGCGGCACGCGAAGAGCGTCGTGCGCTCGGCGTCGAGGACGCGCTCGCCGACATGCCGTATCTGACCGAGGCAATGCTGGTCACGCTGGGCAAGGCGGGGATCAAGACGCTCGACGATCTCGCCGATCTCGCCACCGACGAACTGGTCGAGAAGAAGCGTGTCGAGCCGCGCCGCCGCAACGAGGACGCGCCGAAGCGGCCGGAGCCGAAGGGCGGCATCCTCAGCGAATATGGCCTGTCCGACGAACAGGGCAACGAGATCATCATGGCCGCGCGCCAGCATTGGTTCGCGGACGAAGCGCCTGCGGCCATCGATGCGGACGTGTCGGAGGGTGAGGAAGCCTGA
- a CDS encoding tautomerase family protein — protein sequence MPFVSIRLAGSATREQKAGVVADVTASLVARLGKNPAAVQIVIEEVSTENYAAGGKLLADRDAPKAPSREDAHAVPSQ from the coding sequence ATGCCCTTCGTCTCGATCCGGTTGGCCGGCTCCGCGACCCGGGAGCAGAAGGCAGGGGTCGTCGCGGACGTGACGGCGAGCCTCGTCGCGCGCCTCGGCAAGAACCCCGCCGCGGTCCAGATCGTAATCGAGGAGGTTTCGACCGAAAATTACGCGGCCGGCGGGAAATTGCTCGCCGACCGCGACGCGCCCAAGGCTCCATCGAGGGAGGACGCGCATGCGGTTCCCTCGCAATGA
- a CDS encoding DUF448 domain-containing protein yields the protein MSDPVRKCILSQERDARDHLVRLALAPDGQVLPDVRAKAPGRGAWIGVTRAELEEAIAKKRLRGALLRAFKGAELVIPDDLPQRIADALERNALDRLGLESRSGTLLTGSERIETAARSGQLHALYHAADASDDGRRKLAQAWRVGSDREGSDLKGLALPVPRPILSLALGRENVVHIGLTDRAAAARVSDALDRWLHFIESESAPAPCETASRGSSPSGFTGALPAVDVNEESE from the coding sequence ATGAGCGATCCCGTCCGCAAGTGCATCCTCAGCCAGGAACGCGACGCGCGCGATCATCTCGTGCGGCTCGCGCTCGCGCCCGATGGCCAGGTGCTACCCGATGTCCGTGCCAAGGCTCCGGGCCGCGGCGCGTGGATCGGCGTCACGCGCGCCGAGCTGGAAGAGGCGATCGCGAAGAAGCGCCTGCGCGGTGCGTTGCTGCGTGCGTTCAAAGGGGCCGAACTGGTCATCCCCGACGATCTGCCGCAGCGAATCGCCGATGCGCTGGAACGCAATGCGCTCGATCGCCTCGGCCTCGAATCGCGCAGCGGCACGCTGCTGACCGGGTCGGAACGGATCGAAACCGCGGCGCGATCCGGCCAGCTCCACGCGCTCTATCATGCCGCCGATGCCAGCGACGACGGGCGGCGCAAGCTGGCCCAGGCGTGGCGCGTCGGCTCCGATCGCGAAGGGTCCGACCTCAAGGGGTTGGCACTGCCGGTGCCCCGCCCCATATTGTCGTTGGCGCTTGGCCGCGAGAATGTGGTACACATCGGCCTGACCGACCGCGCTGCCGCCGCGCGGGTGAGCGATGCGCTCGACCGCTGGCTGCATTTTATCGAGTCTGAATCTGCCCCTGCGCCTTGCGAAACGGCCTCGCGAGGTTCATCGCCCTCCGGCTTTACCGGGGCGCTGCCGGCCGTAGACGTGAATGAGGAATCTGAGTGA